One segment of Triticum aestivum cultivar Chinese Spring chromosome 2A, IWGSC CS RefSeq v2.1, whole genome shotgun sequence DNA contains the following:
- the LOC123186398 gene encoding SKP1-like protein 1 has product MAATEGEKKITLKSSEGEEFEVDKAVAMESQTIRHMIEDECADNAIPLPNVNSKTLSMVIEYCKKHIQASPKPADSGAAADASSSASAAAAAPAPTEDMKSWDAEFIKVDQAILFDLILAANYLDIKGLLDLTCQTIADMIKGKTPEEIRKTFNIKNDFTPEEEAEIRRENQWAFE; this is encoded by the coding sequence ATGGCGGCCACGGAGGGCGAGAAGAAGATTACGCTCAAGAGCTCGGAGGGCGAGGAGTTCGAGGTCGACAAGGCGGTCGCCATGGAGTCCCAGACTATCCGCCACATGATCGAGGACGAGTGCGCTGACAACGCCATCCCGCTCCCCAACGTCAACTCGAAGACCCTCTCCATGGTCATTGAGTACTGCAAGAAGCATATCCAAGCCAGCCCCAAGCCGGCCGACTCCGGCGCAGCCGCCGACGCCAGCTCCTCCGCTTCTGCGGCAGCCGCGGCGCCAGCCCCCACCGAGGACATGAAGAGCTGGGACGCTGAGTTCATCAAGGTCGACCAGGCCATCCTCTTCGACCTCATCCTGGCTGCAAATTACCTTGACATCAAGGGATTGCTGGACCTTACTTGCCAGACTATTGCCGACATGATCAAGGGCAAGACTCCCGAGGAGATCcgcaagaccttcaacatcaagaaTGACTTTacaccggaggaggaggccgagatcCGCAGGGAGAATCAGTGGGCTTTTGAGTAG